A DNA window from Turicibacter sp. TJ11 contains the following coding sequences:
- the rfbH gene encoding lipopolysaccharide biosynthesis protein RfbH, with product MSRVEELKNQILEQVKEYYDEKFKTSPFIEGETYINYGGRYFDEHELINLVDASLDFWLTSGKWVKQFEKDFAKYLGVRYCSLCNSGSSANLLAFMALTSPLLGNRQVQRGDEVITVAAGFPTTISPIIQYGAVPVFVDVELPSYNINIEEMKKALSSKTKAVMIAHSLGNPFDLERVKAFCEEHQLWLIEDNCDALGSEYFIDGTWKKTGTIGHIGTSSFYPPHHMTMGEGGAVYTNHPKLHQIIQSLRDWGRDCWCDSGRDNTCGYRFTKQFGELPVGYDHKYVYSHFGYNLKLTDMQAAIGCAQLEKLTEIVKMRQKNWDYLREHLSELEPYLILPEPTLNSRPSWFGFIMTVKESSGKRRVDLAKYLEENHIQTRNLFAGNILKHPVFHELKQTPDRFRVVGELEKTDMIMNNSLCIGVYPGMTREMLDYMIKTIKDFFLMEQ from the coding sequence ATGAGTCGAGTAGAGGAGTTAAAGAATCAAATTTTAGAGCAAGTGAAGGAATATTATGATGAAAAGTTTAAGACGTCACCTTTTATTGAAGGAGAAACCTACATTAATTATGGAGGACGTTATTTTGATGAACATGAATTAATAAATCTCGTCGATGCTAGTTTAGACTTTTGGTTAACTTCAGGTAAATGGGTGAAACAATTTGAAAAAGACTTTGCGAAGTATTTAGGGGTTCGTTATTGTTCGTTATGTAATTCTGGATCATCGGCTAATTTATTAGCTTTTATGGCCTTAACCTCACCCCTTTTAGGTAATAGACAAGTTCAGCGGGGAGATGAAGTCATTACTGTGGCAGCTGGATTTCCAACGACCATTTCGCCGATTATTCAATACGGAGCCGTTCCCGTTTTTGTTGATGTTGAGCTACCATCGTATAACATTAATATTGAGGAAATGAAAAAAGCTTTATCTTCTAAGACAAAAGCTGTGATGATTGCGCATAGCTTAGGAAATCCATTTGATTTAGAACGTGTGAAAGCTTTTTGTGAAGAACATCAATTATGGTTAATTGAAGATAACTGTGATGCGTTAGGATCAGAGTATTTCATTGATGGAACGTGGAAAAAAACAGGAACGATTGGGCATATTGGAACGTCAAGCTTTTATCCCCCTCATCATATGACGATGGGAGAAGGAGGCGCTGTTTATACGAATCATCCGAAACTTCATCAAATTATTCAATCGCTTCGAGATTGGGGACGCGATTGTTGGTGTGATAGCGGTCGAGATAATACATGTGGCTATCGATTCACAAAACAATTTGGAGAACTTCCGGTGGGATACGATCATAAATATGTTTACTCGCACTTTGGATATAACTTAAAACTGACGGATATGCAGGCAGCGATTGGGTGTGCTCAGCTTGAAAAGTTAACGGAGATTGTAAAGATGAGACAAAAAAATTGGGACTATTTACGTGAGCATTTAAGTGAGCTCGAACCTTATCTCATTTTACCGGAACCCACTTTAAATAGTCGTCCAAGTTGGTTTGGATTTATCATGACCGTGAAAGAAAGTAGTGGGAAGCGTCGTGTTGATTTGGCGAAGTATTTAGAAGAGAATCACATTCAAACACGAAATTTATTTGCCGGAAATATTTTGAAACACCCTGTCTTTCATGAATTAAAACAAACACCCGATCGTTTTAGAGTGGTAGGAGAGTTAGAAAAAACAGATATGATTATGAATAACTCCTTATGTATTGGGGTTTATCCAGGTATGACGAGAGAAATGTTAGATTACATGATAAAGACAATTAAAGATTTTTTCTTAATGGAACAATAA
- a CDS encoding DUF4825 domain-containing protein yields the protein MKKLLMLSMLLSFVLVGCGKPTNMTELLNYKGSFVGDNSAVGHIIELLPAHEYLDGFELQTSQEPYEVTINYKSFDEATVELEDGSTSKVALNEVLQGNSMIILSLVTNAEIVNFNIGDQETITFDRTTLSENYGNDLESISEDVSSLQNFINTYTVK from the coding sequence ATGAAGAAGTTACTTATGCTTTCAATGTTGTTATCATTCGTTCTTGTCGGTTGTGGTAAACCAACTAATATGACTGAATTGTTAAATTACAAGGGGTCTTTCGTTGGTGATAATTCTGCTGTTGGTCATATTATAGAGCTATTGCCAGCTCATGAGTATTTAGATGGATTTGAATTACAAACAAGTCAAGAACCATATGAGGTGACGATTAATTACAAATCATTTGACGAGGCTACTGTTGAGTTAGAAGATGGTTCAACGTCAAAAGTTGCATTAAACGAGGTATTACAAGGAAACTCAATGATTATCTTATCTCTCGTTACAAATGCAGAAATTGTAAATTTTAATATCGGAGACCAAGAAACGATAACCTTTGATAGAACGACATTATCTGAAAATTATGGAAATGATTTAGAAAGTATTTCAGAAGATGTATCATCTTTACAAAATTTTATAAACACTTATACCGTTAAGTAA
- a CDS encoding glycosyltransferase family 2 protein: MEQLNDDLPLVSILIPTYNRLNYLKRALDSALSQTYPNLEIIICDNSEHDETKEYIEALMKTTSNIFYYKNKALF; the protein is encoded by the coding sequence ATGGAACAGCTAAATGATGATTTGCCGCTTGTGAGTATTTTAATTCCAACGTATAACCGCTTAAATTATTTAAAACGTGCTTTAGATAGTGCCTTAAGTCAAACGTATCCGAATCTTGAGATTATTATTTGTGACAATAGTGAGCATGACGAAACAAAGGAGTATATCGAAGCGTTAATGAAAACAACTTCGAATATCTTTTATTATAAAAATAAGGCTCTGTTTTAA
- a CDS encoding sugar phosphate nucleotidyltransferase yields the protein MKVVILAGGFGTRLSEETDIRPKPMVEIGGKPILWHIMNMYSTHGFNEFIVCCGYKGQVIKEYFINYYENTSDFTIDLSSGELVIHQPISEPWKVTLVDTGLKTLTGGRIKRVKDYIGNEPFMLTYGDGVSDIDIKALVEFHQKHQKLATVTAVQPIGRFGALSL from the coding sequence ATGAAAGTGGTCATTTTAGCAGGGGGATTTGGAACCCGATTAAGTGAAGAAACTGATATTCGTCCTAAGCCAATGGTGGAAATCGGTGGGAAGCCAATTCTTTGGCATATTATGAATATGTACTCCACTCATGGATTTAATGAATTTATTGTTTGTTGTGGATATAAAGGGCAGGTGATTAAAGAATATTTTATTAATTACTATGAAAATACGAGTGACTTTACCATTGACTTATCGAGTGGGGAGTTGGTGATTCATCAACCTATTTCAGAGCCTTGGAAAGTAACACTTGTCGATACAGGCTTAAAAACCTTAACGGGTGGACGAATTAAACGTGTGAAAGATTATATCGGAAACGAACCTTTCATGCTGACATATGGGGATGGGGTATCGGATATCGATATTAAAGCGTTAGTTGAATTTCATCAAAAACATCAAAAGCTAGCAACAGTCACCGCTGTTCAACCAATCGGACGTTTTGGAGCGCTTTCTTTATAG
- a CDS encoding Na+/H+ antiporter NhaC family protein, with the protein MNLKQKKGNPWALLPLGVFLVLFVGSGILTGDFYAMPVLVAFGLAAVVAFMFNRKEPFNDKVMVFCKGAGNENIIMMVIIFLLAGAFSSVAKAMGGVDATVNLSLSVLPANLVVVGLFVIASFISVSMGTSVGTITALTPVGLGIAQATSIPVPLVIGAIVGGGMFGDNLSMISDTTIAAVRTQGCELKDKFKVNFLIVLPAALLSLVILFLLTSSYQVHLTEIEAIEWVKVIPYLAILVGALLGVNVFILLGSGIVLAGLIGFMTQSFQLLECITAISEGMAGMQELAILCLIVGGVLELIKHNGGIDYLLHLIKSRIRSKKGAELGIATLVSAIDLCTANNTIAIVMAGPLAKEIAEEFDIDPRRSASLLDIFSSCWQGLIPYGAQVLGAAGLAAISPVEIIKYVHYPMLMGVCGLIAIIMGFPKLKK; encoded by the coding sequence ATGAACCTTAAACAGAAGAAGGGAAATCCATGGGCATTATTGCCACTGGGTGTATTTTTAGTTTTATTTGTAGGAAGCGGGATCTTAACAGGTGATTTTTATGCGATGCCTGTCTTAGTTGCCTTTGGCCTAGCAGCGGTGGTCGCATTTATGTTTAATCGAAAAGAACCTTTTAACGATAAAGTGATGGTTTTTTGTAAAGGGGCAGGAAATGAAAATATCATCATGATGGTGATCATTTTCTTATTAGCTGGTGCCTTTTCTAGCGTTGCTAAAGCAATGGGTGGTGTGGATGCCACAGTCAATTTAAGTTTATCGGTTTTGCCAGCTAACTTAGTTGTCGTTGGATTATTTGTCATTGCTAGTTTTATTTCTGTTTCAATGGGGACTTCTGTTGGAACGATTACGGCTTTAACGCCGGTTGGATTAGGAATTGCACAGGCCACATCCATTCCAGTTCCACTGGTTATTGGAGCGATTGTCGGTGGTGGAATGTTTGGTGATAATTTATCGATGATTTCTGATACGACGATTGCAGCGGTTCGTACGCAAGGGTGTGAACTGAAAGATAAATTTAAAGTGAATTTTTTAATTGTATTACCCGCTGCGCTTCTTTCACTTGTTATTTTGTTTTTATTAACGTCAAGCTATCAAGTACATTTAACAGAAATTGAGGCCATTGAATGGGTGAAAGTCATTCCTTACTTGGCGATTTTAGTCGGGGCTTTACTTGGTGTCAATGTGTTTATTTTACTTGGAAGCGGGATTGTATTAGCTGGATTGATTGGCTTTATGACACAATCTTTTCAGTTACTTGAATGTATCACGGCTATTTCAGAGGGAATGGCAGGAATGCAAGAATTAGCGATTCTTTGTTTAATTGTCGGTGGTGTCTTAGAATTAATTAAACATAATGGTGGAATTGATTATTTACTACATTTAATTAAATCACGCATCCGATCTAAAAAAGGGGCTGAACTAGGAATTGCGACGTTAGTGAGTGCCATCGATTTATGTACGGCTAATAATACGATCGCCATTGTGATGGCTGGACCATTAGCCAAAGAAATTGCAGAAGAATTTGACATTGATCCACGTCGTTCAGCCAGTCTTTTAGATATTTTTTCATCGTGTTGGCAAGGGTTAATCCCATATGGAGCGCAAGTGTTAGGAGCCGCAGGTTTAGCTGCCATCTCACCCGTTGAAATTATTAAATATGTTCATTATCCGATGTTAATGGGTGTTTGTGGGTTAATTGCTATTATCATGGGATTCCCTAAATTAAAAAAATAA